The following nucleotide sequence is from Solidesulfovibrio carbinolicus.
GGCAAAAGATGCTTTACTGGTAAATTGTCAAATTTCGTCCAGTCAAAAACGAAGGAAATTTCGTATTTGGCAAAAGTACGCGATTACAGGTTATTAACATTACTGAGCCGCCCTACCCAACACTAGGACTAGCGACGTGTCAGTTTCAAAGGTTTTGGTCGTTACCAGGGGCTGTAAATGGCAGAATTATGCCATCTGAAACCAACGTTTCTGGTTCGAAATGACATACAGCCCCAAATAGCCGAACTTTCAACCCATCAGCAGAAAATCAAAAATTCCAGCAAACTGGACTTTCCAACTACCTATATTTTCCTATTTTTTTCCTCAGCAAACAGCTGAAGCCCTCTCCGGGGGATATTGGGACCTGGTCTTTCCCCCCGTACACCCCTCCCCTGCTTTCTACCGGCCCGTTCCTTGGCCTTTTCCAATGGCCGGGGCCTTGGGGTTCCCCCTGGGCCAAAATCCCAGGAAATCGCATCCTACACCCAATGTCCGATTTCCATAGGGCTCTGTCCAGCTAAACTTCCCAGACTCCCGTGACCACCCCACTCGTCCAGGGTATCCTTCTGCTTAAAAAGCAAAGGAGGCCATATGGACCAAAAAGATCATGATCTTCTTCAAACAAAGGACGAAATATTCAATGCTTTTCGTCCGATCGAACAGCTCTTCAAAATAATGGACACGAGTTCTGTTGAAATCTATGGAGAACTAACGCGCTCATACGCTGAAGTTGGGATCACACTGTGTCAAATCTTCCGTCAAAAGCTTGATACTATTTTAACTGCCAAATCTGGAGACACCCAAAATGACCACCGATAAAGCTTTTGAAAACCTCATCTACACCTACACCAGGGCACAGGCTATCGAGGACGGAGTTCTGATTGACATCACTGCTGATGCCCAAGTCCACGGGTTCAAAGTCCACACCGTCGTCACCGACAACCTTTATCACCGGTATATCGAAGTTCCTAGCGGATTGGACAGGAGTTTCGGTCAGTCCAGTGCTGGTCGGCTCCATGATCTGCTAACCCTGGCTATGTTCGCT
It contains:
- a CDS encoding DUF6573 family protein; the encoded protein is MTTDKAFENLIYTYTRAQAIEDGVLIDITADAQVHGFKVHTVVTDNLYHRYIEVPSGLDRSFGQSSAGRLHDLLTLAMFAARASKGTDRVYFKISFLMEPGRTETVQVIAHIGPGDDGVIPVLTIMLPEDD